The sequence tatatataNNNNNNNNNNNNNNNNNNNNNNNNNNNNNNNNNNNNNNNNNNNNNNNNNNNNNNNNNNNNNNNNNNNNNNNNNNNNNNNNNNNNNNNNNNNNNNNNNNNNNNNNNNNNNNNNNNNNNNNNNNNNNNNNNNNNNNNNNNNNNNNNNNNNNNNNNNNNNNNNNNNNNNNNNNNNNNNNNNNNNNNNNNNNNNNNNNNNNNNNNNNNNNNNNNNNNNNNNNNNNNNNNNNNNNNNNNNNNNNNNNNNNNNNNNNatatatatatatatatatatatatatatatatatatatatatatatatccctaTCTTTATAAAAATGGCTAACATATATCCTTTTATCTaaggaaattcaaaaaaaaataattaaatttattgtcttgactttaatttttaaagagtTCATGTAGGGGTATATGATCCTTTTCACACgtttttttacttctttgattatcaatatttatgtttcttatttttatattaattttatttctttaattttttagtgtaaaaatatcagtttttttttaaaaagaagcgtgaatagaaaaagaaaaaaaagtaaattttaaaattattttcttccgtatatattgtaatttatttttgtatttgtaaaaaataggggatatatgataattttacaagaaagttaaaaaaataaatttgacaatCAGAATTCAAATTAgacattgaataaaaaaaaggtcaaaagAACGTGAGGAAAAGATTAAAtatacccctatatgaatgtctTGTTTTAATCAAAGTTACATAAAATAGGGCACATATGATAAATTTTAcaagaaagttaaaaaaataaatttgacaatCAAAGTAATGCATTCAAATTAGACATTGAGTAAAAAAGTCAAAAGTACGTGTGGAAAAGATCAAATATACTCCTATTAATGTcttgttttaacaaaaaaaagttaaaactaaatttaaaattgatttttttccttcaattaGAGAAAAATGGTAATACACGAGTCATTTGTGTAACATCAAAGATATATTTATAACGATATCTCTCTATTTTTATGACCAAGgataaaagtgaaaataaacaactaattatgtcttgattttctaaaataacAAGCGTTATTTTCAGTAAAACGAACAAATACCAAGGTAATCTCTATGGGAGCTTCAATGTCACTTATTCACTATTGTGGCTACAAAGATTCTTAATGAGGGAAGAAGCATTGTAGAATTATGAGAGGAAGGCACCACCACCCCATGATTTTCAATAGAATCACTTAAATTCAATAGACAAAACCATTGGCTTTCCATTGTTTAAGGGGAAAAAATGTCCCAACTTTTCTTTATGACTAGTGGAGGAAGATTAAGGATCCCACTAGGCACTAATATTATACTACCAAGTTGTCATGACATTTTGGTCAATCCTATGTTCAAAGTTGAAACTTTAATTTTAAGTATTAACAAGAAGAAGAGTTGGGTATAGCAATTAGCAAAGTGTCACCATCCTGCTAGTTATTATACAAACATTTTCTGCTAAATATCATACcttataaatatcatattattgGGGTTGAGGGTGAgcaaaaatcaaattgaatcaataaaaatattattggtttattattattgagttatTGGATTAACAGTTTTTAATGGTGAAAAATATTGGGTTATTAGTTTggtattgatttttaatattagGTTATTGGATAGATCGATAATCCATTAAAATTAGTAAGTTACTACTTCTACTtgtacataaatattatatattaacttcaataccttatattttctttgttctttaGCTTTCTATTCACACTACACAGTGACTTTGAGTTCAAAACTTCACAATATACAAAACGTTAAAATCTAAAGTGAGAACGCtatttctcttaaaaaattttTGTTACACTTGTatagttcttttcatgcttcttattattgtttctattttataaGCATTTGTAAAGTTACATTATTGTTTTGTCACatcaaatttattagaaaagccatctatttgttttataaatatttcttattggTTAAATTGAAAATCAAACCATTAAGGATCATAATCGATAAATTGaaaatggataaaaaatatattattggtTGGTTATTGATTTAACGTATTTAAAATCGAAAACTGACccgataatacataaaattaaatcgAACAGACTGATGCACCCCTAGTTGGTGTAATTAGATATCAACATAgtgaagagagaaaaaaagtgaaaattctattattattttttagagaagtattgaaaataattCTGAATTTGacataaattattagttttgttTCGAATTATTGACAGCCTTAAAAACACTCATATACTTGACTTACTATACTTAGATACACTCCCAATCAGACAGTGACATAGCAAGTGATTTCAAATTCTTATAGGAGCATGAAGctcttattaataaataaaaactgaGAGAAGTGTTGAAAACACCTCTAAATTTAGCGAGAATTTATGGGTATATTTCACTCATTGCAAATTATGGATGTATTTCAGTTTATTAGTCAAGTAAATGACtgtttttcaaaatgtcaatagtTCGTGAATGAAATAACATTAAGTTAGAGTATAGAAATGTATGTGATTCAGATCGGTGAAcgctatttttattttaaatagaattGACCTTTTAACCATTATTTAAATGTCTCTTGGAGattaataaattatcataaaattcaatatttgaTGTTTAATAAAGATATTAGTTTATTAGTTTGATTATAAACTTACCAATATTTACCATTATTCACTAtcaatttattcatgaaaaaaaaataagaaatttgacctaatactttttttttctatatttatactATCACTATCTTTCATTACACTTCTCTAATTTTGGGAGATAAAAACTCCAacacatctttttatttttgtatttgattaGATTTGGGGACCCCCACATCTCAAGCATAAGTATTGGAGGGATAATTGACTACACTAAAATTACATAAGAGAGTGGCTAAAGgggaccccccccccccaccNNNNNNNNNNNNNNNNNNNNNNNNNNNNNNNNNNNNNNNNNNNNNNNNNNNNNNNNNNNNNNNNNNNNNNNNNNNNNNNNNNNNNNNNNNNNNNNNNNNNNNNNNNNNNNNNNNNNNNNNNNNNNNNNNNNNNNNNNNNNNNNNNNNNNNNNNNNNNNNNNNNNNNNNNNNNNNNNNNNNNNNNNNNNNNNNNNNNNNNNNNNNNNNNNNNNNNNNNNNNNNNNNNNNNNNNNNNNNNNNNNNNNNNNNNNNNNNNNNNNNNNNNNNNNNNNNNNNNNNNNNNNNNNNNNNNNNNNAAGGGggccccccccccccaaccccaccctccacacacacacacaatggTTGGAACCCTTAATTAGACTCTATGACATTAATAATATACCCCAACTACTCTCCAATTCACTTTTAAGTAGTACTTTGTTAGAAAAATAGGGAAAGATCCTTATCATCGATAAATAAAGTTAATCTTTTGAAAAAGCGTAAATAGAACTCAAAAGAACctaattgaaaattgaaagaattgaaagctACAAGCAAGgatgtagaaaaaaaaaagtaaagaagaataATTCATTAGATAAAAACAAAATGGAATTAGGTCTTGGAAATAATTGACTCATCAAGTTCATCATACATATCTACTATCAAATTAGTAATATGTCTTCTATTGCAAACAGATTTTATCTTCTCCTCTTTGATAAAGTGAGCCTCCGTTTCGAGGTcggataaattttaaaagtcaactaaatttaaatttatatcgaaaaataaaataattttttcttttgcgAATATAATGGTGTAGGGTtagatcttttttattttatttttcgatgTTGATGTTCATTTCGGGGTCAGGCTATCCTGAATTCAAAGTctccttttgaaaataaaatgctccacatctaaaattttattgtaGAGTTCAAACGTAAAAtctgaattaaaaataaaagagatacTTACTATTCCTTGTGGAAGTTAGATTTCTCTTTGTACCACAACATTGCCATTTGTCTAAAGAACaagtgaaaaattatattataaacaCTGTTtattagacttttttttttaaaaaaaaaaaaagctacgTCACAACTCACAACTTAATAATTACTTATAAACTACAAATAGAAAACAAGAATCTCTATGACCTAATTTAGAGGGGAGTGGATATTTCAACCtaaactatataatataattcattcTCTAATAACCACTAGTTATTGTGCAAATTTCAAGAGTGTCTTATGATCTCAGCAAATAATGGACCCCTACTAATCAtgattaataaatcaaaagttaaTATAAGTTGACAAGTGCCTAAAAATTGCTCAATAATTAAGTTAatcaattctttttaattaattaaggagtTAAAAGTAgacatgaatgaatgaagacaATAATTGTTTTGCTTGATGTTTTGGTATGTGAAGAGAGCCGTCGTTTATGCTTTCTTcactaattaatcattttcaACAAATACAATTTCGACAACTCAatcttatttttctatttttattgcttcCCCCACTTATTTCAATGTTCATTCATGAGCATGGGAAAATCTTTGAGATAGCACTTGTTGTCTTTTTCTCGTATATTTTCTCTTATCTgatgtttaaaatttatattagaatttgactaaattataatttatcctAACAAAGGAGTTTTTATATTCATGTGTTTGGTATCTATATTGAAGTCTGACTAAATTATGATTCAAGTTAGGACGTTTTCCCTGACAAAGGAGCTTTCATACTCTTGGGGACTCAAATATTAAAGTAAGTGTGCGGGAGAACAGAACTGAGCATCAAAGCTGTAAGAcagaagagaagagaagttCCCGCTTGCAGAAAAACCTTTTTACCGTAATCGttgttgatgtttttttttgttaaaaaaaaattattaaagggaaaagggtctgatatacccctcaactttgtcatttggagctgatataccctcgttataaaagtggctcatatatgcccttaccattatacaaacggctcacatatacccctgccgttacaaaatggctcacatataccttcatttaacggaagttaaaaaattagttttatatttatatttattacttctaatttttttaaaaaaattatttagtggtatatatgattcttctatcaaagttcaaggtatattttaattttttttcatacataaattattttttgatttcttttattataattatttgagtttcttattcttattttgtttttttctttcattccttagtttaaagaaaaaaaaattaaactatttttttttgtgtgtattgtaatttaatttcgtattcgaagaaaaaatttggccatctacaataagttttacaagaatattagtgaaacataaataaatttgattatcaaaataataattataaattagtcattgaaacaaaaaaaagtaaaaaaaaaaatatatttgacgaGCATTAAagttactcatatgggattatattttttagaaaaaaataataaaaatttagattaaaattatgtgagccatttgtttacaagtaggggtatatatgagccactttcataacaaggggtatatcagctctaaatgacagagttgaggggtatatcagacccttttccttttattaaatgATGGTCGGTTCTAACAAGTTAACATGTAAAATGTGCACGGCAGAGAAAAGAGACgtatagaaaattttattttatgttgagtgggtgcattttttttttaccttattatATATCATGATGATTAGTTTCATTAGTAGTAGGTTGAATTGAATCCGTTCATCATTTAAAGTTATCAAGTTGCCTATGATATTTTGTGTTGCCACTTGTGAAATGAGGAATAagttttttccaaataattaagtatagaatattaatcaatataatgattttacgtggaaaaatcttcacttttagttgtcaaaaatcataatatactttaattaaatagatatttGTGAAAACATTCTTTCTTCAATATTctactttttgtttttaaagaagtttcaataataatataaataatcaacatAAATAGTTATTATGACAAATTCACATTCCTACCTTCCtacataaaaaggaaaatatgatcatttttgtatcgttttttataataaaatctCACTCAAATGATTATGTACCATATTCGTCAGTAGGCCTGTTCGTAGTTATGGTTAACAATCAAATCACCATCTGAATCAAatcgattaaaaaaattaatatttgatttagttggttaggtttggtttttaaatttgaaaatcgatactatttggtttggttttggttttactAAAAAGCAACCGCAAAAATAACCAAACcgaattattcataaataaattaaaatattttttaaaattttaattaatttaagtctttaacttaccaatttctcaagccAAACACTTAGACCAAATATAACAATCTCAAATCCAAGTCCATCAAAATCCATTTTAGTCTTTACCTATCgtacttcacataaaataatCACACTTTTTCTTAAATGAATTACTTTTTCCGTGTAATGATAACTCCAATATTGCTTAATTGCTAGACTGAACCGACATTAACTTTTCTGTAGATTGTTCATGTACTTGGTGTTTGTGTCTATCGAGATATGTACGTCctcaaaaaattattactttcaagCCGAATAAATCAGAAATACTGCACCAAATCGACAATTACCAAACCGATGGTTATTTTTTTTcgtttgatttggtttgattttaaaaattttaaaaaccgactaaattgatttgattttgattttaatcaaAATCGATCCAAACCGAACCACGAACACCCCTATTCGTCAGGATAGTTTCaatttgtataataattttgaaaattgcaATGCATCGGACTTCTAATTTCTGAATCttttagaaatttcattaaaaaataattgtttagtgaattataaaaataaatagacaacATCCATCAGGTAGGTGCATATCAAGTTTTTCATACATTGTCAAgcttattgaaaataataacatccaccatgaaaaattatatttccataTAATCAAATGTTATAAAATGGTGAAATTTCTTGTACCAAAGTCCTTTATattctactttatttttctcattttgtttATCAACAGACTTTGGCTCAAGATCCCGTCTCATTGACTGCTTCAATGAATCATTATATATGAAAACGTTATGGATAACAACATTATTTCGGTTTTACCTTTTTTCTATACGTGaagacataacttattgagatcaCTTCATACGATCTTTTCCAAGTATTTAATCTCCTTCTAATAAGGTCTCTATTTGATCAACTTGATCAGttgcttctttcatttttaagaaTGAGTAAGCTAATAAAAATCGTATCATTTCCTACCCAGTAGATTTTTCTTAACTATAAAACCAACATTTCAAGAATATCACCTTAATCCAATTATAAACATCTCAGTAGTAATTGACAAACACTTCCTAACAACAAATTACAGCGGAGACATAGTACACATAAACCAAAACTCAGAATTATATTACACACGCAATATCTGCACAACATGGTGCAATTAAGTGCACAAAAACACTGATCAGAATATGCCGCATTAAAAGACAACTCTGTGAAAATAGTTCACCTGCATTTCTTCAATAATTCGAAAGAATAGAGCTTCTGCAGCAATTTAATCTGAAACTCCAAGGAACTGAGCGAAACTTGGATATTTAGGCTCCCATCCTAGCTCAGCACGAGTTTTTGAATTGTTTAACTTCTTCCCCAGAGGACCACTAGTTCCTGAAAGAAGGAATAAATGACTATTGTAGCATGATTCTTTAAACCAATGGCTAAAGGATTTTGAAAGAAGTCAGTTACCAGTAAAACCCTCAAACTTCCTCTCAAACTTTCCACTTTTATTGACCAAGTCCATTAGTTCCTGCCTGTTATTGGCACAAGATAATACAATAATTAAGGGCAACATGGGTCAGAGAGTTTTGACTTTGAGCCAGAAAAGTTAACAAGCATGTAGATTGGAGATTGACCTGGACAAGGGGTggttgtcacaacccaaaaaaaTCCGACTGCGGGGCTTCTTCTTCAATATGGTCACTGCCAAGGAGGCAGCATCCTGTAAGATAAGACGAGCTAAAATATCACCGACACAACTGTAGACACATGAAGAAGAATGAAGGGTAACCTTAAACTAAGCATGATACAAAAAATGGATGTGCAGTCACCTCATAATGGATAAGATTGAGGATGTGATCAGGGCGAATATCCACAGTTCCTTTATGTAACCAATATGTGTGTGCACCTCTGTCTTCCTTGTGTTAGTGGTTAAGGTAAATAAAAAACGAAGATCTAAAGGCTACATAGAAAGAACTCTAGATCTTTGATCTGTATCCAAGGATATATAAAGACCCGCCAATCTAACAACAGAACCACCAAACTCCAGCACTACTTCTTCTGCCTTGAGAAGGATATCAGTCCTTGGGCTCCTTCCAATTGGGACTATGGGACCATCCTACACATTTGACAACAAAAAGAGTTTAATGAAAGCTCAGACATCCTTATTAAAATACATGAAGAATTCTCTTAAGGATGAAACTGCATTAGTTAAAATTCAGTAATTTCCTTCAGAAAAGTCAGTTTCCACTTTCCAAAGCCTACATCTTTAATTGGCAAGGCTAAAAAACCCTTCAAGAGGaattaataagaataagaaactgtTACCAGCAGTACAATGTTTATGCAGGATATCACACCTCATCTACTGATCCATTATCAGAGCAGTCATATGGTGCAGAGCTTGAGGTAAACAGGAAAGAGCCTTCACCACTCCACTTTAATGCAGCGTCCCTGCTCATTGGATTTGCGAAATAGAAAACAATTTACAGTGGCACTGAGTTTTGTAGTTTTAATCAAATTATAGCATCAATATGATCAATGTCAGCACAGAAAATCTGAAGAAAAACAATGCTGACAAACAATAACAACGTTTGGAATCATTAAAACTACATTTGCTGCTGACAATTATTGCCCAGATTAGCAGAGCCGAATAGAAAAATGGTCTGACCATCCCATATACTACTCATGCAGCTGTCTGCTACGTAAAGCATTTTAGTGCTACTGACTAGCTAGGATGCTTCCAGCAATCATACATCAGCAGGAAAGGAGGGACTAATTCACAACAAAACAGTAGTTTTACTAAACAAGcaaatattttgcttattaCTGCCCAACTGTTTAAAAGCATTTGTGCTGTCTATGTGAGATATTAACAGAAACTTCCCATCATGATGTTCTTTTTCCCGAAGAACTGACACACCATGCACCATGCCTAATGAATCCCcaaaatatttgaaactaaATATCAAAGAATGCCTCCACAGATAGTTGAGAGGAGATAGCTACTCAAAGAACTGCCAAGCTTACCTAACATCACCAGGGTAGTCTTCAGTTCGGGATGGAGGAGCACAGTATATAACATAAGGGAACTTAAACGTAAACTTGGTCTCTCTTGAAGATGGACTAATTCCCATTTTAGTAAGTTCATCATGGTGATCAGTGGTCATTGTCTGCCCAAAAATCTGACAGCCTGGGTATTCCTGCCACATAAAGGGTCCAAAACTATTAACAGTCCTACTTCTCAAAGAAATCATATGATTATTAGTTCAGGATGTACCTCTCTCCACCTTTCAGCCACTAAACGCCCAAGAACTCCAGGTCCTACAATTAACAAGTCATTTGCTCCAATACCCCCCCTTGAAGAAGCCTCCAATTCTTCACTTGGAGCGTCTTCACGAACCAACAAGTAAGACTATAAGAATGAAACTTGACAATTGAACTTCAGGAAGATGTATATCTAAAGAGTAAATAGTATGTATTCTTCCAAACATCGATTCACAACCTATTGCTAACAATTAACCCCTCCGTCCCATTTAATACAACACTATTAGATTAGACACAAgatttatgatgtattttaaactttttgtaATCTTAGTGAAAGTAAGCAGAAACGAAGCAGAAACATGTCTTTGagaaattgaacaaaaataCTGATGTAATGCTTGAACAGTTAGCTTGATAGAGATAGCACATTTAAAGTgtaaattatgaaaagatttaaatgaattttgaattcttgaaagTTGCGTAACTAGCATAGAAATGAAATGGTGGATACATTCTAGGGACTATTGGCGGTGTGTCAATATTGGTTACACGAGTTAACTCGTGGCTTACTTGGATATGGAAATTACCACAATCAAGGAAATTCCTCTCAGTACAACTAAGTTGtcttaatatacatataatccACCAGATGTGATCCGATCAACCAAAAAATCTTCTTGTCAAATGAACAGTTCCAATTTTTGACAACTAATGGATGCAAATAAACCCAATTTCACTCgatatttaaaagtaaaattagcgAGCCTTCCCACAATGGTAAAGTTGTTCCCTCAGTGACATTTTCGAGGCTAGGAAATTGCAAGCGGAAGGTGGCATACTGCCGACTATAGCGCACAAGCCAGGGAACACTTCTCTATCAAATAAGCCCCGATTTGAAGGTAGAATCACCCATTCATAAGCAATTTCGTAAAACTCAAGCTTAATTAACTAACAATCTGGACAAAGTACAGAACTTCAGCTATTGTCTCCACCAGGACATATGTAGCTTAACTCTTATAACTAAAAAGTTACAACATACAagtaaccaaaaaataaaaatcgcaGTGGAGCAATTAATCACATATTTGATCAGCGAAACTATAAATCTAAAACATAGTCCAACATGATTCGCTTGTGAATGATTGAGAATACCTATAGCAGAGGAAGCGTTGGCTCGGAACGAATTGGCCGGCATTGCATGTAACGAAAGCTTGTGAAGAGTGAAATTAGGGCTTGAAATAGGGGGAATCGAAAGCGAACACTTAATAGAACGGTTGAAGAAGTATTGCTGTGGAGGTTCGAAGTTGCATTGAATTCCAATCATGGAAGTTGCAGAAGTTATGGTAGCCATGGATGGATAATGAAGTTGGAGAAAAATGGAGATGAGGTTTTATACTAACCGAAACTGAAATCAATTTTTGAGTTTGGGCCACATTTGAAATCAAGTTTATGCGTAGTTTGTCGAGTTTTTGGCtaaaataattcttaaaatGAAAGTATGATTTAAACTtaagtactttttttttgtgttatataagtgaataaaatatctttcaaatatataaaaagttgtAAGATTATTATTccttctatttattttaaaaaaactcacGTCACCAACAAAAGATTAAATGTGTCAAGTTGAATGAATATAGGTACACATGATTAAACTAATCAAGTTAAgcgattattttttttagaaattgagaatttaaatcattttcagacaaaatatattgaaattctaaataattctaataaaaatatagccAAATACTACTCCAACTTAAATTTTTCgaattcaataattatttattttattttcatatctGAACGCTTACGTAATTTCACTAACTTTCTAACATTACTATACATTGTATAAAATGCAAATTGCATTGTATATATGTTAAATGCaccctaaatattttattaagaaaatttctAAATAGTTGGACgtaatacttttaaaataatttttttacattatcTTTCTAATCATTGGAACGTactgtataaatattttaaaatttatgtattaagttaatttacttgattatgcaaaaaaaaatatacactgATAACACGCAAAATTCAAATTTCgagaataaaatattcatttccTATCCATATCCTTATTATTTTTAGGTAATATTGATCTTCTCGAAGTGCAAGAcatgtcattaattattttttattagttcaaTCAGTTTCTTAATAAAATTAGATTGAAGGAtgattcttgtattttttttgtttagtatAAGGATGTTTTTTGCTTACTTAGATAATATTagaatatatattagatttgaATCATATTTGAGGAATGATTTTAGCCAATAACTCATAAACTGTCCATACCAGTATCCTACTACCTCCATTCCCTGTTAGTTATTcatcttattaaaaataattatttcatcttAGTTGTTCAGgttataaattaagaaaatatttatataacttttttataCTACTCATGTAGATGTTTACacttttctttttgtaaaattccaaaaaaatttatctaaGAAGTGAATTagtaaaattgtattatttatttataatttcttaacatATATACAGATAAAAAGGGACAAATTTTGCAAACAACATTATAATAAACTTCTTAGCTATAGTTTGTATACTCACGGATTATACTTATAGCTTACTCGTTTGTGTAATTCACGGGTACGTTTTGTATAACACGCGTGTATTTATATGATTGATCAgttatttttcatcaatattttataaGTACGATTATGTTGATAAGACTTttgtacttgtatatatatcatattataataacTATGGGGAAAATATACAAGAAcctctcaacctatgcctgaaattctagagacatatttatattatactaaggtcttattacccccttgaacttattttataagtaattttctactccttttcggTCTACGTGGTACTAGGTTGAataaaaaagtcaatcagcgtTGGCCTCACAAAATAAtaccacgtaggccaaaaaggggaa comes from Solanum pennellii chromosome 1, SPENNV200 and encodes:
- the LOC107008545 gene encoding uncharacterized protein LOC107008545; the encoded protein is MATITSATSMIGIQCNFEPPQQYFFNRSIKCSLSIPPISSPNFTLHKLSLHAMPANSFRANASSAIDAPSEELEASSRGGIGANDLLIVGPGVLGRLVAERWREEYPGCQIFGQTMTTDHHDELTKMGISPSSRETKFTFKFPYVIYCAPPSRTEDYPGDVRDAALKWSGEGSFLFTSSSAPYDCSDNGSVDEDGPIVPIGRSPRTDILLKAEEVVLEFGGSVVRLAGLYKEDRGAHTYWLHKGTVDIRPDHILNLIHYEDAASLAVTILKKKPRSRIFLGCDNHPLSRQELMDLVNKSGKFERKFEGFTGTSGPLGKKLNNSKTRAELGWEPKYPSFAQFLGVSD